The segment GTCGGGAACGAAGATAAACGCTGCATCGGGGTCGACGATTTCTCCCATAAGAATTCGCCATCGCAGGCATTCCTAGGGCGATTCGATAAATACAAAGGCCCGAACGACCAGTTCATCGAGTCCGATTTCCGTGAATACTTCAAGCGTGAAGATCATGAACCGATCGGTGTTTATCTTTTTGATGGTCCCCACAAGTACGAAGATCAGTGGGACGGCTTGGAACTGGCCGAGCCCTTCTTCGCCGACAACTGCATCATCCTCGTCGACGACTGCAACTGGGACCAGGTATCCGGGGCGAATCTCGACTTCATGAACAAAAGCAAGAACGAGTACAAACTTCTGCTCGATTGCCGCACCCCCAAAAGTGGTCATCCCACCTGGTGGAACGGTTTCATGGTCTTCCAACTGCAAGGCAAGAACGTGAACAGTAAACTGAAATCACAGGCATCCGCTGCTTAGTTCAGTAAAGACAAACCCACTAAAAAACCACCGTTGAGGAAACTCAGCGGTGGTTTTTTTATACGTGGGATACATGAGCACTTCAAGAGAGGAAGTCCGATTCGAGTGCTCTCACAAGTAACTCCTATGGAGGATTGATTTATGGTGTTCGCAAAACCTGTTGCCACGATAGCGTTCTGTTTTCTAATTGGCCCGGCTCTATTTAGTGTCACTGAAAAGTTGTCTGCGGACGACTGGATACCGAAAGAGGAAGAGGCACTAATCTTAAAGCTGCGTGAAATGGACGCACAATTCGATAATCTGGCAATCCAATTTGACAGATTTGTGAAATCCGTTGAGACGAAATCCGATAAAACCAATGAGAAGAAAGAATTACTACATGAATCAACAGAGGGGCATTCAGTGACGAAGGGCGTGTCCGAAGCTGATCTCGATTTGTATTGTATGGAAAGCAAACAGTACCTATTTCTCAGTGGAAATCGAGCTTTATGGGAAGTGGCGCCAGTAATAAATAACTCTCCACTTGGCCAACTCGGAATGGTGAATGTCGCGGACTCTACCAAGCATCCAAGGTTTATCGTTGGTCATATTGACTTACGCAATTGCTCATCTTCTGTAGTACGTTTGATGTTGAATCAATTTTGTTTCGGTATTGGTTATGGCTCCCATATCGTTCGGATCAACCAAATTGAATCCGAAGATGGGTTCGCAGTGGTAGATGCCGAAATGCGTCTATGGAGTACTGATACCACTCTGGCAAAGTTGAAAATTGATTCCAACTGGATCGTGCGTGAGGCTACTTTAGTTGCCAACACCAAAGGGAATGAAACGCGATTTGAAATCTCGACAAAGGGGACGACCGATTCAGATAGTGATATCAAGATGGCGACGTCGGGAGAATTGAAACGCACGGCCCTGACTGCAGTATCAGGCAGGGAAAAGGTGGACTTGGGACAGCGAGTGGATGAGGATTATCGACTTAATCTATTACACGTTCGAGGCAACATCACCGATTCAGTGATACAGAGGAATATTAAAGTTCATTCGCAATTTGGTCTAAGTCAACTTGTAATGGAATCAATGTTCCCTCTCGCACGATAAGAGCTGATTTACGACCGAAAATGCAAACCAACTCGGCATTTTTTGATTGCAACGAAACAATAAAGAATCCACTGGTGAAAACTTTCCCCAGTGGATTCTTTTATTTTAGACGAATTTTCGAAATCAGAGTTAGGCAAACTTGAGCGTTGACGAAATTGGTGCCTTACGAGAGCAGCATCTCCAGATCTTCGGTCGTCAGGTTCGACATCAGGCTGCCTTCGGCTTCGAGGATGGCTTCGGCCAAGTCTCGTTTCTTCGATTGAAGTTCGGAGATTTTCTCTTCGACCGTGTTGCGACAAATCAGCCGGTAGGCGAAGACCTGCTTCGTCTGGCCGACGCGGTGTGCCCGGTCGATTGCCTGAGCTTCGACAGCCGGATTCCACCAGGGGTCCAGCAGGAAGACATACTCGGCAGCCGTCAGGTTGAGACCGAGGCCCCCTGCCTTCAGACTGATCAGGAAGACTGGGCAATCGGGATCTTCCTGGAACCTGTTCACGCACTCTTCGCGTTTACGGGTTTTGCCATCGAGGTATTCGTACTTGATGTTCTGCTTGTCGAGGTGGTCCTTGACGATGGAGAGCATACTCGTGAACTGAGAAAAGACGAGTGCTTTGTGCCCTTCCGCCGCCAGTTCCTCCAGTTGAGGAATAAGCACTTTGAGCTTGGCACTGGCCCGGGCACGATGCGATTTGTTGAGCAAGCCTGGGTGGCAAGCTGCCTGTCGCAGTCGTAATAACGCTTCCAGTACGTGCATTTTTGACTTCGAGATGCCCTGCTCCGCAATCATGCCCAGCAGTGAATCGCGGTAGTGATCCCGTAGCTCGTCGTACAGATCGTTCTGTTCTTTGTCCATTTCGCAGTAAATGGTCTGTTCGATTTTTTCAGGAAGTTCCGAGGCGACCTCCTGTTTGGTTCGTCGCAGAATGAATGGCCGCAGGCCCTTGGCGAGAACCATTTTGGTCTGCTCGTTCCCTGTTCCAGACGAAACCGCTTTGAACAGAGAGCTGCGTCCCAGCATCCCTGGATTGAGGAATTCGAAGATCGACCAGAGGTCACCCAAATGGTTCTCAATCGGTGTACCTGACAGAGCGATGCGATGCTTTGCATTGAGAAGCCGCACCGCTTTCGCAACCTGCGAGCCCGGGTTCTTGATGGTTTGTGCCTCATCAAGCACGATGTACGAGAATTGTCGCTCACGAAGTTTCATGACATCGCGTCGAGTTGTTCCATATGTTGTGAGAACGAGATCGAAGTTTTCGAATTCTTCTAACAGTGGTTCCCGGTCCAAGCCTGCGTATTCCATCACTTTTAAGTCGGGAGTAAATCGGAGTGCTTCTGATTTCCAGTTAAACATCAACGATTTGGGGACGACAATCAACGATGGAGGTTGTTTCTGAGGTTGTTTGTGCCACTTGGACAATAAGGCGAGCAGTTGGACGGTTTTACCCAGACCCATGTCGTCGGCCAGGCAACCACCAAAATTGAATTCCTGTAAAAAGCTGAGCCAGCCCAGACCTTCTCGCTGATATCCTCGAAGATCCCCGATGAATTCTTCCGGTGCCAACGCAGTCTCCACACCTTCAAACGATTTGAATCGTTCTTTCAAAGTTGCGAACTGGTCGTCGTAACTGACGGAATCCTGTGAGCTAAGCAAGGCGTCGAGTAGTCCGACTTGGTTCTTGTCGAACTTCATGTGTTCTTCTTCGGAGACCCCCAGGTTGGCGAGCAACCCGAATTGACGGGCCCACTCTTCCGGAATAATCCCGAGGGAACCATCGTCCAGCCGTATCGTATTGTCGCCTCGGGCGATTGCTGAGAGAAGTTCTGGGAATGAGGCCAGTTTGCCGTCGAAATCGAAGTCGGCATGCAGTTCAAACCAGTCGATGTTTGTGTCGACGCGAAAAGTCAGATTGCCCGATTGCCGAACTTTCTTATCGTCGGCGAGCACCTGCCAGTTATCTTCCATCAACTTGCGAACAGCTGTTCCCAAATGGGCGGGTGGAATTTCGACGTCTGATTTCTGATTGGCTCCCATCAAAACTCGCCGGAATCCGGCCGATTGAAGTTGGATGAATGCTTTCTCTTCGTGTTCCCGGTTACGTACCAGACAGACTTCCGCATCGCGGTCGACGATGGCCCAATTGCGGTGTCGTGCTTCGACAATCGTATCGTCATAGTCGAATTGCACATTTCCGCGTAAAGTCTCGTTTTTCCAGCGACGTCCAGATGGTGTCGTCAGTCTCAAAATGAATTTAGGAGTACCAGTGACTTCTTCGAGTTTCAGTTCCGAAGGAATATGTAACCGGGGAACCTCAGGGATTTCATAAAGCAGGTTAACGAAGTCTTTTTCGTCATCGGAGGGAATGATGAACTTACCTTCCTGCTGGAATATTTCCATCCACTCGAATGCGTCGTAGTCCCGTAGTTTGGAAAGTTTATTTCCGATGAGAACGAGGCCGCCTGGGATGAGGAGATCAGCTTGGGAAAGCGGCATCCGTTTGCCATCCCGTTCCAATTCACCCAGCAGTTCCCAGTCACCGTCGTCATTGGTTTGCATCTCAATACTGAAATCCCAGATGCGATCAGGCTGCCAGCAAATAGGGTTTGAGACAGGAGCATCAAGTAACCGGAATCGCTCCGACTCCGCCAGCATGGGGAGCAGCAGATCGCATAGTTCGTAACTGATGGCGAACCGAAAAGCGAGGAATTGAGTATCGGCCTGATTCGAGGGAGCACCTGCTTTTTCCGGCGTTCCGCCGAGCAAGTACGTCAAAATTTTACGGTCAAGCGAGTTTTCCACATCGGAAAGCTGGCTCAATTTAAGTTTGAGCGGTTTCTCTTTGCCCCAAGTATTATCAGCCCGACGTTGGCGCTGCGAGGTTTGAACCATCAGTGCACCCGATGCGCGCGAGGATTCCAGGTCGAGCTCGTAGAGGATTTCGCGAGACTTACTGGGGCCGCGCGACGTTTCGTGCCGCGTCAGTAGCGCCTCACGGATTTTGAGCAGGTCCGTTTCCCAGGGGCGAGTTCGCTTTCTGGGTGGGTCGACAACGGTCGTTTCTTTCTTCGATGTCGACAACCCGGACATCAATTGACCGATGTCTGGTTCATCATCCCACTCGTCGTCGTTGGAGAGTTGGAATTCGACCTCGGTGCCATTGAACGGAGGGAAGAAACCGGGACGCAAGGCCCCAGGGATAATACCTTCCTGCTCGGCAGCGAGAATCGTTGCCCACAGGTGGCGACAGCTCGGTTTGTCGAGGTGAGTCGAACAACTGCAGAAGAGCTTGACTCCGTTGTCGGCTCGACTGATCTGTGTTTGAAACTCGACGGAGCTGGGGGAATCCCGAACCGTGCCGAAAATATTGTCTGCGGTGGCTCGGGAGATCGCGACCCGTTCTGTTTCCAGAAAAGAAGCGCCCCTAAAACGAATGTCGCCTCGAAATTGTGACTCCAGGATGTCTGACAATGCCATTGAGGACGCAAAACCTTTCGCAATATCTATCACGTATGACCCACACAGGACGACTTCTGTTCAGGAATCCCGAAATCCATTGATCGAGACTGACTGTAGGTCTGCCGGTGGGACAGAAAATCCATTATCCAGTAAATGTCCTCGTTTTAGCTGCTCTTTTAAAGAGCTTCGCCGAAGAACATTGGCACACATTTGCAGAGCAAGGGCGCGCATCCTCCGAGAGTAACGCATACTAGTCCATTCTGACCAGTCCGAAAAGGATCGATTTCAGTATTCCAATTCAAATCGAAATGACTTCATTTCAACTTTTGTCGAAAGTCATTTCTTTCGTGGTATGCAAGAATAAAAAACCAGTTATAATGGTCGGTTTTGGCTTCATTTTTTCGCTCTTCCGATGGAAGGATTTCCACGTCATCGGGATGAAATGCAGGTCTTTTTAAGTCGTTTCGCCAGCTCAAGACGTATAAGAATAAGAACGTGATGAATAGCACCAGCGTGCAGACCATGTCGTCCGAACAGGTCCGGGAATGGATTGTCCGAAATGTTTCAGCAGCCGACTACCGTGACAAACGCGTCCTGCTTATTGTTCCCGATGCCACCCGCACCGCACCCCTTCCCTTGCTGTTTGAGGCACTGGTTGATCACCTGCGTCCCGTCGTCAAGAAAGTCGATTTCCTGATCGCACTGGGGACTCACCCCCCGATGACCGAAACACAAATTTGCACGTTGTTCGGGCTGTCATCCGAGGAAAGAACCCACCGCTACGGTGATGTGGGCATTTTCAATCACGAGTGGGATTCTGAAGGCCAACTCTCCGAAATCGGTGTTCTGACCGAAGAACAGACACATCAGATTTCTGACGGGCTGATTTCGATGGAAGTCCCCGTTCAGATTAATAAACGAATTCACGACTACGACTGTCTGACGGTCGTCGGTCCTGTGTTTCCACACGAAGTCGTGGGCTTCTCGGGGGGGAATAAGTATTTCTTTCCCGGTATCTCCGGGCCGAAACTGCTTAACTTCTTCCATTGGCTTGGGGCTCTTATCACGAATGTTGGCATCATCGGTATTAAGGGGACGCCTGTCCGCAAAGTGGTGAATATCGCTGCTGAGATGATTCCTATCGAACGAAAATGTCTCACGTTTGTTGTTGCTCCAGATGCCAGTTTGTACGGAATGTTTTACGGCACTCCCGAAGAAGCCTGGGAACAGGCGGCCGATTTGTCTGCCCAGGTTCACATCATTCGCAAACCGAAGCCATACAAACAGGTCCTCTCTTGTGCCCCACCGATGTACGACGAATTGTGGGTTGCCGGAAAATGCATGTATAAGCTGGAGCCAGTGGTGGAAGATGGTGGCGAGCTGATTATTTACGCTCCCCACATGCATGAAATATCCATCACTCACGGTCATTTGATCGAAGAAATTGGCTACCACGTTCGAGATTACTTCACGAATCAGTGGGATCAGTTCAAACATCTCCCCTGGGGTGTAATCGCTCATTCAACACACGTTCGTGGTGGGGGAGCCTACGAGAACGGTGTGGAGAAACCTCGAGTCAAACTGACGTTGGCGACGGGGCTTTCTCCCCATGTCTGTGAGAAAATCAACGTGGGCTACCGCGATCCCGCTACTATCGACGTCGAATCTTTCGCAAACCGTGAAGATGAAGGCGTGCTGCTGGTCCGTAAAGCAGGCGAACAGCTCTATCGCCTCGAAGAATAATGAATTTTTGTCGAATTTCCGCCTTATGTTGCCGCATCGGAAATCCGATACATAATCTCGTTCCCAGGTTTGCCCTTTCGAGGTGGCCTCTCCCTGATGAATGACATACTTGCTTCGTTGAAGCGGGTCACCAGCTCTGAAAAAGAAGCTAACTCATTAGATCAGCAGGGTTTTGGGGAATTCTCAGAACTTTTTAGTTCGAGTAAGTTGACCGAAGACAAACAGACGTTAAAATCTGTCTCGTTGCTGAAGGAAAGCAATTTCTCTCAACGACATCCCTGAAAAGGGGCCGTAGCTCAATTGGTTAGAGTACCGGACTGTCGATCCGGGGGTTGCGGGTTCAAGTCCCGTCGGCCTCGCTTAAAAAGCCCGCTGTCACTTTTGACAGCGGGCTTTTTTTTGTGCAATTTCAGTTCGCATTGTACGATGGGCGAACAAATGTACGATAAACGAATAAAAGACTTCCTCTCGATAGTCGATGGGAATTCGCATGCTCCATTTTCCTTGGGTTTGAGAGCCTGGTTTCTGAAAACCTAAATACGAAAGAATCCCCTCCACAATGTCCAGCTACGACCTCTCCCCTATTGATGTGAATCCTCCCGCTATTGATAAGCTGCTGAAGACATTTCAGGAACTCTATTCTGGTGGGAAAGTTGGTTTGTGGTCGTATCAAGTGGAAGGTGATACCACAGATACGATCTACGAAGATCCGGAGCTTCCTGAAAAGACGCTGGAGTTAATCGAAGAGTTCCTGAACGAAGAGGTTGTTATCGAAACTTGTGCTCCCCTGCTGGAGATGGCGGAACTGTTCGATGACGAAGAGGAAGAAGAAGAGGAAAAAGGCGAAGAAGACGGATTCGAAGCGTCTGAACATGATGAGCGTGATATGTCCGAAGACTTCGCAGGAGAAATCGCCGAAGCCTTAGAGACGCTGAATCTCAATATGGAACAGATTGAGGGACTCGGCGACGGCGACTTCGAGATCAACTGGGCGGAGTCCGGACCCTTTGTGGCGGAGGGTGTATTAACCCACCTGCTGGTCGCGGGTGGTGTGCAGAATGATTTCCCCGGCACCGTCAATGATGCCCGGCGACTGACGGCCGATTTTACGGATGCTCTGATTGAAGATCGTATTCTGCAGGCTCAGGTCGCTATTTGCGATCAGCCCTGGTCGACCTGGTTCCATGATGAAGTGGGTGAGTTCTCCCTCTTCATTTACGACAAGCCCGTAAAAAGAATTCACCTCCTCTGTCTGACTGAATCAGGCGAAGAAAGTGAATTGGAAGATGGCGAGGAGTAATCGAACTGTGACGTTCTAATTCCTGCCTGGTTTTATTTTCCAAGATACCATTTAGCAGCACTCGCTTTGTCTTCGGGCAGGACGAGTTCTGCTTGAATGGCTTCTTTACGGGTATCCAGATCAATTTTAATAGTGATGTGGTGTGTCCCTTCGGTCAGTTCGAGCGGAATCGCGTCTGAGATGGTCAGGGGCTCTTCGTCTAACCAGACTTCGAGTCCCTCCGTTGAGCCAAGCAGTAGTTCTGCACGGGTAGCCTGTTCGGCCAACAATTCGGCTCGTACAAATCCGAAACCACGTGCCTCTTTCGGATGACGGATATTAAAGCCGGGAATCATGTCTACGGGCAGTTTTCCACCCACAGTTGTGTAGGCAGCCTTCCAATTGAAAACCTCGTTCTCGGATGCGACGGCGCTGACTCGTGTTCTTATCATCAGATGCCGGGCTGGCTCTGTGGGTATCAGGTATTGCCATGAACGAGCCTGCAGTTTCTTACTGACCGAGAATTCGTCGGTTCGTCCCAAGTCTGACAGGAACTTGACCAGATCGACAAACTCCGCTTCTGTCAGCGAGTCGGTCAGGCCGGTTGGCATCATAGATTTTCCCTGAAACTCTTCGTCTACGGAATCGAGTGGCACTGAAAATTCGTTATCGTCTGCATTTCGCAAAATGACGTCGGAGTCGGTTTCTCGGACTTTGATACCCGAAAATGTCTTGCCGTCTTCGGTAATAATAACAGTGGTATGATAATTCTCTTTAACTTTATCATTGGGATCGAGCAGAGAATTTACCAGGTAATCAGGCTGGGCACTTGCTCCCAGGCTGAGCAAGTCTGGACCGACGCGCCCCCCTGCTCCAGCAATGGCATGACATTGCTGACAGACAAGGATTTCTCGGCGGTAGATCGTTTCTCCCCGGGCGGCATCCCCTTCTGATTTCACCAACTCAAGTATGTGAGTCATTTCTTCTGGGGATAATTTCCGAGGTCCGGTTTGAATCTGGGCCGACTTGGTGATGGCCGCAGTCAGTTCCGGTAACTGTCGACCGGACTGTTGAATCTGTCTCAGCGAC is part of the Polystyrenella longa genome and harbors:
- a CDS encoding DEAD/DEAH box helicase, with the translated sequence MALSDILESQFRGDIRFRGASFLETERVAISRATADNIFGTVRDSPSSVEFQTQISRADNGVKLFCSCSTHLDKPSCRHLWATILAAEQEGIIPGALRPGFFPPFNGTEVEFQLSNDDEWDDEPDIGQLMSGLSTSKKETTVVDPPRKRTRPWETDLLKIREALLTRHETSRGPSKSREILYELDLESSRASGALMVQTSQRQRRADNTWGKEKPLKLKLSQLSDVENSLDRKILTYLLGGTPEKAGAPSNQADTQFLAFRFAISYELCDLLLPMLAESERFRLLDAPVSNPICWQPDRIWDFSIEMQTNDDGDWELLGELERDGKRMPLSQADLLIPGGLVLIGNKLSKLRDYDAFEWMEIFQQEGKFIIPSDDEKDFVNLLYEIPEVPRLHIPSELKLEEVTGTPKFILRLTTPSGRRWKNETLRGNVQFDYDDTIVEARHRNWAIVDRDAEVCLVRNREHEEKAFIQLQSAGFRRVLMGANQKSDVEIPPAHLGTAVRKLMEDNWQVLADDKKVRQSGNLTFRVDTNIDWFELHADFDFDGKLASFPELLSAIARGDNTIRLDDGSLGIIPEEWARQFGLLANLGVSEEEHMKFDKNQVGLLDALLSSQDSVSYDDQFATLKERFKSFEGVETALAPEEFIGDLRGYQREGLGWLSFLQEFNFGGCLADDMGLGKTVQLLALLSKWHKQPQKQPPSLIVVPKSLMFNWKSEALRFTPDLKVMEYAGLDREPLLEEFENFDLVLTTYGTTRRDVMKLRERQFSYIVLDEAQTIKNPGSQVAKAVRLLNAKHRIALSGTPIENHLGDLWSIFEFLNPGMLGRSSLFKAVSSGTGNEQTKMVLAKGLRPFILRRTKQEVASELPEKIEQTIYCEMDKEQNDLYDELRDHYRDSLLGMIAEQGISKSKMHVLEALLRLRQAACHPGLLNKSHRARASAKLKVLIPQLEELAAEGHKALVFSQFTSMLSIVKDHLDKQNIKYEYLDGKTRKREECVNRFQEDPDCPVFLISLKAGGLGLNLTAAEYVFLLDPWWNPAVEAQAIDRAHRVGQTKQVFAYRLICRNTVEEKISELQSKKRDLAEAILEAEGSLMSNLTTEDLEMLLS
- a CDS encoding class I SAM-dependent methyltransferase, whose protein sequence is MEFAEFVKGVRFRFLQPDRPRPSGFRALAKFLRNVGLHLEVMNTVLPEQDSELKSRFKRICKIPRMSTFAIGAMINRAVGSLPPGQVYLNIGVWNGFTYFSGVVGNEDKRCIGVDDFSHKNSPSQAFLGRFDKYKGPNDQFIESDFREYFKREDHEPIGVYLFDGPHKYEDQWDGLELAEPFFADNCIILVDDCNWDQVSGANLDFMNKSKNEYKLLLDCRTPKSGHPTWWNGFMVFQLQGKNVNSKLKSQASAA
- a CDS encoding lactate racemase domain-containing protein; translated protein: MNSTSVQTMSSEQVREWIVRNVSAADYRDKRVLLIVPDATRTAPLPLLFEALVDHLRPVVKKVDFLIALGTHPPMTETQICTLFGLSSEERTHRYGDVGIFNHEWDSEGQLSEIGVLTEEQTHQISDGLISMEVPVQINKRIHDYDCLTVVGPVFPHEVVGFSGGNKYFFPGISGPKLLNFFHWLGALITNVGIIGIKGTPVRKVVNIAAEMIPIERKCLTFVVAPDASLYGMFYGTPEEAWEQAADLSAQVHIIRKPKPYKQVLSCAPPMYDELWVAGKCMYKLEPVVEDGGELIIYAPHMHEISITHGHLIEEIGYHVRDYFTNQWDQFKHLPWGVIAHSTHVRGGGAYENGVEKPRVKLTLATGLSPHVCEKINVGYRDPATIDVESFANREDEGVLLVRKAGEQLYRLEE